The proteins below come from a single Gossypium raimondii isolate GPD5lz chromosome 2, ASM2569854v1, whole genome shotgun sequence genomic window:
- the LOC105789132 gene encoding tubulin beta-9 chain, giving the protein MREIVHVQGGQCGNQIGSKFWEVICTEHGIDSTGRYNGDSELQLERINVYYNETSSGRFVPRAILMDLEPGTMDGVRSGPFGQIFRPDNFVFGQSGAGNNWAKGHYTEGAELIDSVLDVVRKEAENCDCLQGFQVCHSLGGGTGSGMGTLLISKIREEYPDRTMLTFSVFPSPKVSDTVVEPYNATLSVHQLVENADECMVLDNEALYDICFRTLKLTTPSFGDLNHLISATMSGVTCCLRFPGQLNSDLRKLAVNLVPFPRLHFFMVGFAPLTSRGSQQYKALTVPELTQQMWDAKNMMCAADPRHGRYLTASAVFRGKMSTKEVDEQIINVQNKNSSYFVEWIPNNVKSTVCDIPPSGLKMASTFIGNSTSIQEMFRRVSEQFTAMFRRKAFLHWYTGEGMDEMEFTEAESNMNDLVSEYQQYQDATAEDEEYEEYEEYEEEA; this is encoded by the exons atgagagaaatcGTTCACGTTCAAGGTGGTCAATGCGGCAACCAAATTGGATCCAAGTTTTGGGAAGTTATCTGCACCGAACATGGAATCGACTCAACGGGTCGATACAACGGCGACTCGGAGCTTCAGCTGGAGCGTATCAACGTTTACTATAACGAAACAAGTTCCGGCCGCTTTGTTCCCCGCGCCATCTTAATGGATCTGGAACCCGGTACTATGGACGGCGTAAGATCCGGCCCGTTTGGACAAATTTTCCGACCCGATAACTTCGTTTTCGGGCAATCCGGTGCTGGAAATAATTGGGCCAAGGGTCATTACACCGAAGGAGCCGAGCTTATTGATTCCGTTCTAGACGTCGTCAGAAAAGAAGCCGAGAATTGTGATTGCTTACAAG GGTTTCAGGTATGCCATTCTTTGGGGGGAGGAACTGGATCTGGAATGGGAACTTTGTTGATATCCAAGATCAGGGAAGAGTATCCGGATCGAACGATGCTTACGTTTTCGGTGTTCCCATCTCCTAAGGTTTCTGATACTGTGGTTGAGCCGTACAATGCAACACTCTCGGTTCATCAGCTGGTGGAAAATGCGGATGAATGTATGGTTCTTGATAATGAAGCTCTCTATGATATCTGTTTCCGTACCCTCAAGCTCACTACACCCAGTT TTGGAGACCTCAACCATTTGATTTCTGCCACCATGAGTGGGGTTACGTGCTGCCTTCGCTTCCCTGGTCAGCTGAACTCGGACCTCCGCAAGCTTGCTGTAAACCTTGTTCCATTTCCCCGGCTGCATTTCTTCATGGTCGGATTCGCACCTCTCACGTCTCGTGGTTCCCAGCAGTACAAAGCCTTAACTGTCCCAGAACTAACACAGCAAATGTGGGATGCCAAGAACATGATGTGCGCTGCTGATCCTCGACATGGTCGATACCTCACAGCATCAGCTGTGTTTCGTGGCAAGATGAGTACGAAAGAAGTTGATGAACAGATTATCAATGTGCAAAACAAGAACTCATCATACTTTGTCGAATGGATTCCGAACAATGTGAAATCCACAGTTTGTGACATTCCTCCGAGTGGATTGAAAATGGCATCCACATTTATAGGGAACTCTACTTCAATCCAGGAGATGTTCCGGAGGGTGAGCGAGCAATTCACTGCCATGTTCCGAAGAAAAGCTTTCTTGCATTGGTACACTGGAGAAGGGATGGATGAAATGGAGTTCACAGAAGCTGAGAGCAACATGAATGATTTGGTTTCAGAGTACCAACAATACCAGGACGCCACTGCAGAAGACGAGGAGTATGAGGAATATGAGGAATACGAGGAAGAGGCTTAA
- the LOC105789131 gene encoding tubulin beta-9 chain, giving the protein MREIVHVQGGQCGNQIGAKFWEVVCAEHGIDSTGRYQGDSELQLERINVYYNEASCGRFVPRAVLMDLEPGTMDSVRSGPYGQIFRPDNFVFGQSGAGNNWAKGHYTEGAELIDSVLDVVRKESENCDCLQGFQVCHSLGGGTGSGMGTLLISKIREEYPDRTMLTFSVFPSPKVSDTVVEPYNATLSVHQLVENADECMVLDNEALYDICFRTLKLTTPSFGDLNHLISATMSGVTCCLRFPGQLNSDLRKLAVNLVPFPRLHFFMVGFSPLTSRGSQQYRALTVPELTQQMWDAKNMMCAADPRHGRYLTASAVFRGKMSTKEVDEQMINVQNKNSSYFVEWIPNNVKSTVCDIPPSGLKMASTFIGNSTSIQEMFRRVSEQFTAMFRRKAFLHWYTGEGMDEMEFTEAESNMNDLVSEYQQYQDATAEDEEYEEYEEYEEEA; this is encoded by the exons atgagagaaatcGTCCACGTTCAAGGTGGTCAATGCGGCAACCAAATAGGAGCCAAGTTTTGGGAGGTTGTTTGCGCCGAACATGGCATCGACTCAACGGGTCGGTACCAAGGTGATTCGGAGCTTCAACTAGAGCGGATCAACGTTTACTATAACGAAGCAAGTTGCGGTCGTTTTGTTCCTCGCGCCGTTTTAATGGATCTAGAACCTGGTACTATGGATAGCGTTAGATCCGGGCCGTACGGACAAATTTTCCGACCCGATAACTTCGTTTTCGGGCAATCCGGAGCCGGTAACAATTGGGCTAAGGGGCATTACACCGAAGGAGCCGAGCTTATTGATTCCGTTCTTGACGTCGTCAGAAAAGAATCCGAGAACTGTGATTGCTTACAAG GGTTTCAAGTATGCCATTCCTTGGGAGGAGGAACGGGTTCTGGAATGGGAACATTGTTGATATCCAAGATCAGGGAAGAGTATCCGGATCGAACCATGCTTACATTTTCGGTGTTCCCATCTCCTAAGGTTTCTGATACTGTGGTTGAGCCGTACAACGCAACACTCTCTGTTCATCAACTGGTGGAAAATGCAGATGAATGTATGGTTCTTGATAATGAAGCTCTCTATGATATCTGTTTCCGTACCCTCAAGCTAACTACTCCTAGTT TTGGAGATCTTAACCATCTAATTTCTGCCACCATGAGTGGTGTTACATGCTGCCTCCGTTTCCCGGGTCAGCTAAACTCGGACCTCCGCAAGCTTGCCGTAAACCTCGTCCCGTTCCCCCGACTACATTTCTTCATGGTCGGGTTCTCGCCTCTCACGTCTCGTGGTTCCCAGCAATACAGAGCACTAACAGTCCCAGAACTAACACAACAAATGTGGGATGCCAAGAACATGATGTGCGCTGCTGATCCTCGACACGGTCGATACCTCACGGCATCAGCCGTATTCCGTGGCAAGATGAGCACGAAAGAAGTCGACGAACAAATGATCAACGTCCAAAACAAGAACTCATCCTACTTTGTCGAATGGATTCCAAACAACGTGAAATCCACCGTTTGTGACATTCCTCCGAGCGGATTGAAAATGGCATCGACATTTATAGGGAACTCGACTTCGATCCAAGAAATGTTCCGAAGGGTGAGCGAGCAATTCACCGCTATGTTCCGAAGAAAAGCTTTCTTGCATTGGTACACTGGAGAAGGAATGGATGAAATGGAGTTCACTGAAGCTGAAAGCAACATGAATGATTTGGTTTCGGAGTATCAACAATACCAGGATGCTACTGCTGAAGACGAAGAGTATGAAGAATACGAGGAGTACGAGGAAGAAGCTTAA
- the LOC105789133 gene encoding actin-depolymerizing factor isoform X2, translating to MANSASGMAVNDECKTKFLELKAKRNYRFIVFKIEENLQQIVVEKVGAPKDSYEKLCSSLPSDECRYAVYDFDFTTDENCQKSKIFFIAWSPDTSRVRSKMLYASSKDRFRRELDGVQVELQATDPSEMSFDIVKERAF from the exons ATG GCAAACTCAGCATCGGGCATGGCAGTAAACGATGAATGTAAAACCAAGTTCTTGGAGCTAAAAGCGAAGCGAAACTACAGGTTCATCGTTTTCAAAATAGAGGAAAACCTCCAACAGATTGTAGTGGAGAAAGTAGGTGCACCCAAAGACAGCTATGAGAAATTATGTTCCAGTTTGCCTTCCGATGAGTGTCGTTACGCTGTCTACGATTTCGATTTCACCACCGATGAGAATTGCCAAAAGAGCAAGATTTTCTTCATCGCATG GTCACCAGACACATCGAGGGTGAGGAGCAAAATGTTGTACGCAAGTTCCAAAGATAGGTTCAGAAGAGAACTGGATGGTGTTCAAGTTGAATTGCAAGCCACCGATCCCAGTGAAATGAGCTTTGATATCGTCAAAGAAAGAGCCTTCTAA
- the LOC105789133 gene encoding actin-depolymerizing factor isoform X1 — MQANSASGMAVNDECKTKFLELKAKRNYRFIVFKIEENLQQIVVEKVGAPKDSYEKLCSSLPSDECRYAVYDFDFTTDENCQKSKIFFIAWSPDTSRVRSKMLYASSKDRFRRELDGVQVELQATDPSEMSFDIVKERAF, encoded by the exons ATGCAGGCAAACTCAGCATCGGGCATGGCAGTAAACGATGAATGTAAAACCAAGTTCTTGGAGCTAAAAGCGAAGCGAAACTACAGGTTCATCGTTTTCAAAATAGAGGAAAACCTCCAACAGATTGTAGTGGAGAAAGTAGGTGCACCCAAAGACAGCTATGAGAAATTATGTTCCAGTTTGCCTTCCGATGAGTGTCGTTACGCTGTCTACGATTTCGATTTCACCACCGATGAGAATTGCCAAAAGAGCAAGATTTTCTTCATCGCATG GTCACCAGACACATCGAGGGTGAGGAGCAAAATGTTGTACGCAAGTTCCAAAGATAGGTTCAGAAGAGAACTGGATGGTGTTCAAGTTGAATTGCAAGCCACCGATCCCAGTGAAATGAGCTTTGATATCGTCAAAGAAAGAGCCTTCTAA
- the LOC105789134 gene encoding probable LRR receptor-like serine/threonine-protein kinase At1g63430 isoform X1, which produces MMAYIYLLLLFLSYGVSLVTSRSFPSDEVMALTTFKEDIYEDPHLVLSNWNVLDSDPCEWFGITCNKERQHVIKINISSSSLKGFLAPEIGQITYLQELTLQKNKLLGIIPKELGMLKFLKVLDLGMNRLTGPIPPELGNLSSVVKINLQSNGLTGSLPAELGNLKYLEELRLDRNRLKGAVPAYSNSTFTANTRGMYATHSNLPGLCSSSQLKVADFSYNFLIGRIPKCLEHLPSASFQGNCLQANNTKQRPSSQCGIYIHCAESSESHQAPSPKHQRAEDVAKRMKASKPAWLLALEIVTGIMVGSLFLVALLTAFQRCNSKSAIIIPWKKSGSGKDHVVVYIDSELLKDVTKFSRQELEVACEDFSNIIGSSPDSLVYKGTMKGGPEIAVISLCIKEERWTGYLELYYQREVAELARLNHENIGKLLGYCRESTPFTRMLVFEYASNGTLYEHLHYGEGSQLYWTRRMRIILGIARGLKYLHTELDPPFTILELNSSAVYLTEDFSPKLVDFESWKSILSRSEKNSGSVGNNGAVCLLPNSVEKRHVDIHGNIHAFGILMLEIISGRPPFCKDKGSLIDWAKDYLELPEVMSYLLDPELKHFRYEDLKAICEVICLCIQPDSSKQPSMDEISSVLESKIDTSVSIEFKSSSLAWAELALSS; this is translated from the exons atgatggcATACATTTATTTGcttcttctatttctttcttaTGGTGTTTCTTTGGTCACTTCTCGTTCTTTTCCTAGTGATGAAG TTATGGCTCTTACAACATTTAAGGAAGATATATATGAAGACCCACATCTGGTTCTGTCAAATTGGAATGTTTTAGATTCTGATCCTTGTGAATGGTTTGGGATTACTTGTAATAAAGAGAGACAACATGTTATAAAGAT AAACATATCATCTTCATCTTTgaagggatttcttgcaccagaAATAGGCCAAATTACCTACTTACAAGAACT aactttacaaaaaaacaaGCTGTTAGGGATAATACCGAAAGAACTCGGCATGTTGAAGTTCCTCAAAGTCTTGGATCTAGGGATGAACCGGTTGACTGGTCCGATTCCTCCGGAGCTAGGGAATTTATCGAGTGTGGTGAAGAT AAATCTTCAGTCAAATGGGTTAACAGGAAGCCTGCCTGCTGAGCTCGGCAACTTAAAGTATCTTGAGGAACTTCGACTCGATAGAAATAGACTTAAAGGAGCTGTTCCTGCTTATAGCAATTCAACATTTACAGCTAATACGCGTGGAAT GTATGCGACACATTCAAACTTACCCGGACTTTGTAGCTCATCTCAGTTAAAAGTGGCGGATTTCTCCTATAATTTTTTGATTGGAAGAATTCCGAAGTGCTTGGAACACCTTCCGAG CGCAAGCTTTCAAGGGAACTGTCTTCAGGCCAACAATACTAAACAGCGTCCCAGCTCACAATGCGGTATATACATACACT GTGCCGAGTCTTCTGAAAGTCACCAAGCACCCAGCCCTAAGCATCAGCGTGCCGAAGATGTTGCAAAGCGTATGAAAGCATCGAAACCCGCGTGGCTCTTGGCACTTGAAATCGTGACGGGAATTATGGTGGGATCTCTCTTTCTCGTCGCTCTCCTTACCGCTTTCCAGAGATGCAATAGCAAGTCCGCAATCATAATCCCTTGGAAAAAGTCCGGGAGTGGGAAGGATCATGTGGTGGTGTATATAG ATTCTGAGTTATTGAAAGACGTCACTAAATTTAGCAGGCAAGAGCTCGAAGTAGCTTGTGAAGACTTTAGCAACATTATCGGTTCTTCTCCTGACAGTTTGGTCTATAAAGGTACCATGAAGGGTGGGCCGGAAATTGCTGTGATATCCCTCTGCATTAAAGAAGAGCGCTGGACTGGTTATCTCGAGCTCTATTACCAAAGAGAG GTGGCAGAATTGGCAAGATTGAATCACGAGAACATAGGGAAATTATTAGGTTACTGTAGAGAGAGCACTCCATTTACGAGGATGCTTGTTTTCGAATACGCATCAAATGGAACACTTTATGAGCATTTGCATT ACGGTGAAGGATCTCAATTATATTGGACAAGGCGAATGAGAATTATTCTCGGCATTGCTCGAGGACTTAAATATCTTCATACAGAACTTGATCCACCATTCACTATATTAGAGTTAAACTCAAGTGCCGTGTATCTTACAGAGGATTTTTCTCCCAAG TTGGTTGATTTCGAAAGTTGGAAAAGTATTCTTTCCAGATCGGAAAAGAACTCCGGCTCCGTCGGCAACAATGGAGCCGTTTGTCTACTTCCTAATTCCGTTGAAAAACGCCATGTAGACATCCACGGAAACATCCATGCATTCGGTATACTTATGCTTGAAATAATCAGTGGGAGGCCTCCATTTTGCAAGGATAAAGGTTCCTTGATAGATTGG GCGAAGGACTATCTCGAGTTACCGGAAGTAATGTCTTACCTATTAGACCCGGAGTTAAAACATTTCAGATACGAAGACCTCAAAGCTATCTGCGAAGTTATATGCCTTTGTATTCAACCAGACTCTTCGAAACAACCATCGATGGACGAAATAAGCTCGGTTTTGGAGAGTAAGATTGACACATCGGTTTCGATCGAGTTCAAATCGTCTTCTTTGGCGTGGGCTGAACTTGCTCTCTCATCATGA
- the LOC105789134 gene encoding probable LRR receptor-like serine/threonine-protein kinase At1g63430 isoform X2 produces MMAYIYLLLLFLSYGVSLVTSRSFPSDEVMALTTFKEDIYEDPHLVLSNWNVLDSDPCEWFGITCNKERQHVIKINISSSSLKGFLAPEIGQITYLQELTLQKNKLLGIIPKELGMLKFLKVLDLGMNRLTGPIPPELGNLSSVVKINLQSNGLTGSLPAELGNLKYLEELRLDRNRLKGAVPAYSNSTFTANTRGMYATHSNLPGLCSSSQLKVADFSYNFLIGRIPKCLEHLPSASFQGNCLQANNTKQRPSSQCGAESSESHQAPSPKHQRAEDVAKRMKASKPAWLLALEIVTGIMVGSLFLVALLTAFQRCNSKSAIIIPWKKSGSGKDHVVVYIDSELLKDVTKFSRQELEVACEDFSNIIGSSPDSLVYKGTMKGGPEIAVISLCIKEERWTGYLELYYQREVAELARLNHENIGKLLGYCRESTPFTRMLVFEYASNGTLYEHLHYGEGSQLYWTRRMRIILGIARGLKYLHTELDPPFTILELNSSAVYLTEDFSPKLVDFESWKSILSRSEKNSGSVGNNGAVCLLPNSVEKRHVDIHGNIHAFGILMLEIISGRPPFCKDKGSLIDWAKDYLELPEVMSYLLDPELKHFRYEDLKAICEVICLCIQPDSSKQPSMDEISSVLESKIDTSVSIEFKSSSLAWAELALSS; encoded by the exons atgatggcATACATTTATTTGcttcttctatttctttcttaTGGTGTTTCTTTGGTCACTTCTCGTTCTTTTCCTAGTGATGAAG TTATGGCTCTTACAACATTTAAGGAAGATATATATGAAGACCCACATCTGGTTCTGTCAAATTGGAATGTTTTAGATTCTGATCCTTGTGAATGGTTTGGGATTACTTGTAATAAAGAGAGACAACATGTTATAAAGAT AAACATATCATCTTCATCTTTgaagggatttcttgcaccagaAATAGGCCAAATTACCTACTTACAAGAACT aactttacaaaaaaacaaGCTGTTAGGGATAATACCGAAAGAACTCGGCATGTTGAAGTTCCTCAAAGTCTTGGATCTAGGGATGAACCGGTTGACTGGTCCGATTCCTCCGGAGCTAGGGAATTTATCGAGTGTGGTGAAGAT AAATCTTCAGTCAAATGGGTTAACAGGAAGCCTGCCTGCTGAGCTCGGCAACTTAAAGTATCTTGAGGAACTTCGACTCGATAGAAATAGACTTAAAGGAGCTGTTCCTGCTTATAGCAATTCAACATTTACAGCTAATACGCGTGGAAT GTATGCGACACATTCAAACTTACCCGGACTTTGTAGCTCATCTCAGTTAAAAGTGGCGGATTTCTCCTATAATTTTTTGATTGGAAGAATTCCGAAGTGCTTGGAACACCTTCCGAG CGCAAGCTTTCAAGGGAACTGTCTTCAGGCCAACAATACTAAACAGCGTCCCAGCTCACAATGCG GTGCCGAGTCTTCTGAAAGTCACCAAGCACCCAGCCCTAAGCATCAGCGTGCCGAAGATGTTGCAAAGCGTATGAAAGCATCGAAACCCGCGTGGCTCTTGGCACTTGAAATCGTGACGGGAATTATGGTGGGATCTCTCTTTCTCGTCGCTCTCCTTACCGCTTTCCAGAGATGCAATAGCAAGTCCGCAATCATAATCCCTTGGAAAAAGTCCGGGAGTGGGAAGGATCATGTGGTGGTGTATATAG ATTCTGAGTTATTGAAAGACGTCACTAAATTTAGCAGGCAAGAGCTCGAAGTAGCTTGTGAAGACTTTAGCAACATTATCGGTTCTTCTCCTGACAGTTTGGTCTATAAAGGTACCATGAAGGGTGGGCCGGAAATTGCTGTGATATCCCTCTGCATTAAAGAAGAGCGCTGGACTGGTTATCTCGAGCTCTATTACCAAAGAGAG GTGGCAGAATTGGCAAGATTGAATCACGAGAACATAGGGAAATTATTAGGTTACTGTAGAGAGAGCACTCCATTTACGAGGATGCTTGTTTTCGAATACGCATCAAATGGAACACTTTATGAGCATTTGCATT ACGGTGAAGGATCTCAATTATATTGGACAAGGCGAATGAGAATTATTCTCGGCATTGCTCGAGGACTTAAATATCTTCATACAGAACTTGATCCACCATTCACTATATTAGAGTTAAACTCAAGTGCCGTGTATCTTACAGAGGATTTTTCTCCCAAG TTGGTTGATTTCGAAAGTTGGAAAAGTATTCTTTCCAGATCGGAAAAGAACTCCGGCTCCGTCGGCAACAATGGAGCCGTTTGTCTACTTCCTAATTCCGTTGAAAAACGCCATGTAGACATCCACGGAAACATCCATGCATTCGGTATACTTATGCTTGAAATAATCAGTGGGAGGCCTCCATTTTGCAAGGATAAAGGTTCCTTGATAGATTGG GCGAAGGACTATCTCGAGTTACCGGAAGTAATGTCTTACCTATTAGACCCGGAGTTAAAACATTTCAGATACGAAGACCTCAAAGCTATCTGCGAAGTTATATGCCTTTGTATTCAACCAGACTCTTCGAAACAACCATCGATGGACGAAATAAGCTCGGTTTTGGAGAGTAAGATTGACACATCGGTTTCGATCGAGTTCAAATCGTCTTCTTTGGCGTGGGCTGAACTTGCTCTCTCATCATGA
- the LOC105789135 gene encoding uncharacterized protein LOC105789135 — MFKSARWRSDKNRSKAVFKLQFHATQVTQLNVQALMISVVPGDGGKPRTKLEKATVLDGNCRWENPVYETVKFARDPKTGKINERIYHFIISSGLGKGGGLVGEASIDFAAYADAIKISTVSLPFKNSNSKAILHVSIQRLQENADQREVEEIENASIESQDRSLKVDENIKNESTEDVTFSKITHNVELLGNCRGSSGSDITISSSDSISGLNTPQELGMRNNNINQDPYLSSMNSTSVIPKATSITSTAIYEEWSAGSDLGMSTDDSNSSQDTFPREISQHGSDNEIEKLKNEIISLSRQVDVSDLELQALRKRIVKESKRGQDLSREVVTLKGERDALKLECKKLKVCEKRMDDAKVKSRLQIESGDPWVLVEEIRQELNHEKALNSSLQLQMQKTQESNAELILAVHNLEEMLDAKNMEASNPPNNKSGSHVSAEELRVIISGNHTDDDDDDEQKELEQLVKEYRDTKETSVLEQKIMDLHREMEVYKRDKDDLEAQMEQLALDYEILKQENHNISYKLEQSQLQDQLNMQYDCPSSFANINELEARIECLESELNKKSKESSDSLTTINELETHINSLEEELEKQAQVYEMDLESIIQAKVEQEQRAIRAEEALRMTRWKNANTAESLQEEFRRLSMQMAFTSDANQKVATKALTEASELRLQKNELEELLKKANEELQSVKEDYQAKLCYFFNQVNLKSNQIVQMLKEIDDKSKQLEHQKKHEEEVSGTFSQEIQNLKAEIDKLTTENKCLREQAQQTEKLTLELDHIKAFAEEIEVQNQRGNLERNELVSTIALMRVEKEAAAESLQSELDTLKKQCTELKWSVYEVEVEKEKLRKQVVELKDDLKKKEDAVTTMEKKLKESNERAAVSDGTKTPLEDDKSAMVPLSPIEVASLREKVMLLEGQIKSKETALETSTNVFLEMEKDLQKKIDELESRVEELSERSTSFCKCQLQKVCKYSEDTSNDIISMPFAKSKYDSLSEKEQSIVDKDGNQDELIAELESLRERNKSMENELKDMQERYSEISLKFAEVEGARQQLVMTVRTLKNTKRS, encoded by the exons ATGTTTAAGTCGGCGAGATGGAGGAGCGACAAGAACAGGAGCAAAGCCGTCTTCAAGCTTCAGTTCCATGCAACTCAA GTTACGCAGTTGAATGTGCAAGCATTGATGATATCAGTGGTCCCTGGCGATGGAGGAAAACCGAGAACAAAGCTAGAAAAGGCGACGGTTCTAGACGGTAACTGTCGGTGGGAAAATCCAGTTTACGAGACCGTTAAATTTGCTCGGGATCCAAAGACTGGGAAGATCAATGAAAGAATCTACCATTTTATTATATCATCA GGATTGGGAAAAGGAGGAGGTTTAGTTGGGGAAGCTTCAATTGATTTTGCTGCTTATGCTGATGCAATTAAAATTTCCACCGTTTCTCTTCCATTTAAGAATTCAAATTCTAAAGCAATTTTGCAT GTTTCAATTCAGAGGCTGCAGGAAAATGCTGATCAAAG AGAGgtggaagaaattgaaaatgcGAGCATTGAATCGCAAGATAGGAGCTTGAAGGTCGATGAAAACATTAAGAACGAATCCACTGAA GATGTGACTTTCAGCAAAATCACCCACAATGTTGAATTGCTTGGGAACTGTAGAGGATCCAGTGGATCTGATATTACCATTTCAAGTTCTGATAGCATCTCTGGACTTAATACTCCACAAGAACTTGGAATGAGAAACAACAACATCAACCAGGACCCTTATCTGTCATCTATGAATAGCACCTCAGTTATTCCTAAAGCAACATCAATTACTTCCACAGCAATCTACGAGGAATGGTCAGCAGGGTCTGATCTTGGAATGAGTACTGATGACTCAAACAGTTCTCAGGACACCTTTCCGCGAGAAATTTCCCAACATGGTTCAGATAATGAGATTGAAAAGCTCAAGAATGAGATCATTTCTTTGTCCAGACAAGTGGATGTGTCGGATTTGGAATTACAGGCTCTTAGGAAACGAATTGTAAAGGAGAGCAAAAGGGGGCAGGATCTCTCGAGGGAAGTTGTTACTTTGAAAGGAGAGAGAGATGCACTCAAATTAGAGTGCAAGAAGCTGAAAGTCTGTGAGAAGCGAATGGATGATGCAAAAGTGAAAAGCAGGCTGCAGATTGAGAGTGGGGACCCCTGGGTTCTTGTTGAAGAAATCAGACAAGAGTTGAATCATGAGAAGGCATTGAATTCCAGTCTTCAGTTACAAATGCAGAAGACGCAGGAGTCAAATGCTGAGTTAATTCTTGCTGTACACAACTTAGAAGAAATGCTGGATGCGAAGAATATGGAGGCATCCAATCCACCCAATAACAAATCAGGATCCCATGTCAGTGCTGAAGAATTGAGAGTAATCATCTCAGGAAATCACACAGATGACGATGATGATGACGAGCAGAAGGAATTGGAACAACTCGTTAAAGAATATAGAGACACCAAGGAAACCTCTGTACTTGAACAAAAGATCATGGACCTTCACAGAGAGATGGAGGTCTACAAGAGAGATAAAGATGATCTTGAGGCACAAATGGAGCAGCTAGCACTTGACTATGAGATACTGAAGCAGGAAAATCACAACATCTCCTACAAACTAGAGCAAAGCCAACTGCAAGATCAACTAAATATGCAGTACGATTGCCCATCTTCCTTTGCTAACATAAATGAACTCGAGGCCCGAATAGAGTGCTTGGAAAGTGAACTCAACAAGAAGTCAAAAGAATCCTCTGACTCTTTAACTACCATAAACGAACTAGAAACCCACATCAACAGCTTGGAGGAAGAGTTAGAGAAACAGGCACAAGTATATGAAATGGATCTAGAATCTATCATACAAGCCAAAGTTGAGCAGGAGCAAAGAGCTATCCGAGCAGAGGAAGCCTTGCGAATGACAAGATGGAAGAATGCTAATACAGCTGAAAGTCTGCAGGAGGAATTTAGAAGGCTCTCTATGCAGATGGCCTTTACATCTGATGCAAATCAAAAGGTGGCTACAAAAGCTCTGACTGAAGCTAGTGAACTACGCTTGCAGAAAAATGAGCTGGAAGAACTACTCAAGAAAGCTAACGAAGAGCTGCAATCAGTTAAGGAGGATTATCAGGCAAAACTCTGTTACTTTTTTAATCAAgtgaatttaaaatcaaatcagaTAGTGCAGATGTTGAAGGAAATTGATGATAAATCAAAGCAGCTTGAACATCAAAAGAAGCATGAAGAAGAAGTTAGTGGGACTTTTTCCCAAGAGATCCAGAACCTAAAAGCTGAGATTGACAAGCTGACTACAGAAAATAAATGCCTTCGTGAACAAGCTCAACAGACAGAAAAGTTGACACTGGAGTTGGATCACATCAAAGCATTTGCTGAAGAAATTGAAGTGCAGAATCAAAGAggaaatttagaaagaaatgaGCTGGTGAGTACAATTGCTTTGATGAGGGTTGAGAAAGAAGCTGCAGCTGAATCCTTGCAATCAGAGCTGGACACCCTCAAAAAACAATGCACTGAATTGAAGTGGTCGGTGTATGAGGTTGAAgtagagaaagaaaaactcAGAAAGCAAGTAGTTGAATTAAAGGATGACCTTAAGAAGAAGGAAGATGCTGTTACTACCATGGAAAAGAAGCTGAAAGAGAGCAATGAAAGAGCGGCAGTTTCTGATGGAACAAAAACACCATTAGAAGACGATAAATCTGCCATGGTTCCTCTCAGTCCTATAGAGGTTGCAAGCCTAAGGGAGAAAGTAATGCTGCTTGAG GGACAAATAAAGTCAAAGGAAACTGCTTTAGAAACGTCAACAAATGTCTTCTTGGAAATGGAGAAGGATCTTCAGAAGAAAATTGATGAGTTAGAAAGCAGAGTAGAAGAACTCAGTGAGCGCAGCACCAGTTTCTGCAAATGCCAACTCCAAAAG GTGTGTAAATATTCCGAGGATACATCAAATGACATTATATCAATGCCTTTTGCGAAAAG CAAGTATGACAGTTTGTCAGAGAAAGAACAGTCTATTGTCGATAAAGACGGTAACCAAGATGAATTGATAGCTGAACTAGAATCattaagagaaagaaacaaatcaatggaaaatgaattgaaGGATATGCAAGAACGATATTCCGAGATAAGCCTCAAATTCGCGGAGGTAGAAGGTGCACGACAACAGCTTGTGATGACTGTACGTACCCTAAAAAATACCAAGAGGAGCTGA